The genomic DNA TCTACCTCCCAAGTCCCCAGAACTGTCACAAAGCTGGCCTTTCCCCCatgaaaagcaacttgaggggaAACCCTACTTCCTCCTTCCCAAGCCACCTGGCTTCTAACTAGGCTGAAAGACTGGAGAAAAGCGGGTTGGCATCCTTCATACCTGGGGCAGAGAGGCACCTGATTACAGGTAGGATTCGAGTTCCCTATAGATAAGGGGTGCAGCAGGCTCTCAGAAAGCAAGTCCTGTCATGGGGAAGAGGTTAACGGAATTGGGGTCTGGCCATAGCAGTTCAGCTCCTCCCACAGCTGGGCTGGTATTAATACTACTGAACATGCGCACCCTCCACCTGCCCAGACCCCTTTGGTCTTCactcctggggtgggggctgagggtgggggtggtcGACAGGCTTGCTGCCATGCAGCTGCAAGCAGGTGAGACTAGACAGAGCAAGTAGTGGCACAGAGGCCTTAGGGCAAACAGGCTGCCACCTGGTAGGCACCCTCCACGGCTGCAGCGGCAGCGCTGTGCTGGGCACTGTGCTCCTGCAGCAGCGCCACATCCAGGAAGCGTtcgccacaccacacacacttgaACTGCTGCTCTCGGGCGTGCACGCCCTGGTGCTTATTGAGATGCTCACGCTGCTTGAAGGCTTTGTCGCAGTTGGGGCACTTGTAGGGCTTCTCACCCGTGTGCACCCGCCGGTGGCGCTGCAGGTCTGAGGCATACTTGAAGCGCTTCTCGCAGTCTGGACACTTGAGCGGCTTCTCCCGGGCTGGGTCGCAGCGATGCTGCACAAACTCGGAGGAGGAGAAAAAGCGGCGTTCACACAGGGTACAACGCAAAGGCTTCTCAGCCGCAGCGCAGTGCGACAGCTGGTGCTTCTGCAGGGCAGATGACCGCTTGTAGGCCTTGTTACACACCGGGCACTTGAAGGGCCGCTCTGTAGAGGTTGGCAGGCACTTGTGCTGCAGCAGCTCAGCGGACTGGTCGAAGCCCTTCTGGCACACCGGGCACTTGAAGAGAGTCTCCAGGGTGTGCACATGCTGGTGGTAGAGCAGGTGGCTAGGTTGTCCAAAGCCCTTCTCGCATAGGCCGCACTTGAAGGGTTCCTCCGTCTTGTGTGTACGCCGGTGACGCATCAGCGCATACTGCTGCTTGAAGCCCATGGGGCACAGGTCACACTTGAAGGGCCGCTCCGCACTGTGCGTGCGCTCATGCTGCCGCAGGTCCGATGGCCGCTTGAAGGCCTTCTGGCACTCACCACAGCGAAAGGGCCGCTCACCACTTGGGGTGCAAGGGTGCTGCAGCAACTCGGACGACTCTTTGAAGTGCAGCTCACACACGTTGCAGCGGAACAGGTGGTGCTCACCTGAATGAGCATACATGTGTCGCACCAGGTGGGAGCGGTGCTTGAAGGTCTTCTCACAGACAGCACACTTGTAGGGCCGCTCAGAGCTGTGTGTGCGCTTGTGGTGAACTAGGTGGGAGGACTGACTGAAACTCTTGTCACACAGTGTGCACTTGTACGGCTTCTCGCCAGTGTGGATCCGCTCATGCCTTGAGAGCTCCGACAGGTGCTTGAAGGGTTTCTGGCAGATGGGGCAGCTATAGGGTTTTTCCGGTTGTTCTGCAGGGGCTACGTTAGTGGGCGGAGGTGCTGGGGGCAGCgatggggcagtggtggtggctggtTCAGTAGCCTCAGCTGGCTTGTAGGTCTTATCACAGATGGAACACTTAATCATGCCAGTGTGGGAGCTGTGGTGTTGGGCCAGCGAGGTAAGCAGCGAGAAGCCCATTTTGCAAACACCACAGACAAAAGGCTTCTGCTCCGCCTGCACACACTGGTGCTCCAGCAGGTCGGTGGCCTGGTGGAATATCTTAAGACACTGCGTGCACTGGAATGAGCGGTCATGGCCTGCCAGGCACTGATGCTCGTGTGCGCCGGAGAGGTGTGCCAGATCGTGACCACACACACCGCATTTGGGGCCTGGCTCCCCTGCTTGCAGGGGTGCATGCTGTGGGGGCTGCAGGCCTGGGTCGGGTTGCAGGAGTATGCCATAGACAGCACAGCCCAGTGGGTTCTCAGCTGTGCCTGGGGGCAGCGAGTGTTCAGCCAGGGCTGGTGGTGGCTCTGCATGGTCCTgaggctgtggtggctgtggctgttggGGCTGAGTCTGCGGTGGCTGCTGCCAGCTTTCCGACATGCTTGGGAAGATGAAACTCGGTTTGGACAGTAATGGCTTCAGTTTCCCGCTTAAGGTGAACCAACCCTAAGAGAGAAGCTACCGGATCTCAGGAATGGACAAGAGGACACAAGGCACAGAGGACTGGTCAAATAGCCCTTGTCATTAGCCAAGAAGATAAGTCTACAGGACACAGGgctcttcgagacagggtcccaGCAATGCCAAGAAGGCTCTGCCTTCCCCAGTTATCGGTTCTGTAGGGAAGAGAGACACAGTGAACTTGAGGCAGGAACAAGTGGCCCTTCCCGTATCTTCTCTTGCACTGCCCACAGTCACGGCACCGACATTCGATACTTCAGGGAAGGAGATGCTCAGAGCTAGAGACCTGCTCCCTTTACATGTTATCAAAGAGGTCTGCTGGTAGCTCCACTCCCCCGTGCCAAGGGGAAGGGAGCTATTTCCACACCCATTTTCTTCAATTCCCCCAGTCCTTGGCAGAGCATCTCAGCCTCCGCAAATCCCCTCTAGTATTCCATACGATCTATTCAGTCAGATGTCTCACAGGGTCTAGGGTGACCTGTCCCTAAAACCGGCCAGCCCCTTTCACACTGACATGAGAATACCACTCCTTAGAGACCAGAGGATCCTGCTTGCAGAAGGAAGCCACACCCCAGAGGTATGAGTCCTAAGGCAGTGGACTCTGGGAAGCTAGAATTAAGAACCAcctaaaaggccaggcatggtggcacacgccttttatcccagcactcaggaggcagaggcaggtagattgatgtgagttcaaggccaacctggtctacaacatAAGTctagatcagccaaggctacccagagaaatcctgtctcaataaataaataaaacaaacaaacaaaccacctaAAAACCCTCTCCTCTGAGGGACTGATCTATCTTCCTCTTCACCTGCACTCCAGGCCTTTCCCAAGGTACATGCATCTCTGGTTGTTAACAGGATGAATGGCCTCGTAGACAAGGACGGTTAAATGACAGGTTTACAG from Acomys russatus chromosome 26, mAcoRus1.1, whole genome shotgun sequence includes the following:
- the Znf319 gene encoding zinc finger protein 319 is translated as MSESWQQPPQTQPQQPQPPQPQDHAEPPPALAEHSLPPGTAENPLGCAVYGILLQPDPGLQPPQHAPLQAGEPGPKCGVCGHDLAHLSGAHEHQCLAGHDRSFQCTQCLKIFHQATDLLEHQCVQAEQKPFVCGVCKMGFSLLTSLAQHHSSHTGMIKCSICDKTYKPAEATEPATTTAPSLPPAPPPTNVAPAEQPEKPYSCPICQKPFKHLSELSRHERIHTGEKPYKCTLCDKSFSQSSHLVHHKRTHSSERPYKCAVCEKTFKHRSHLVRHMYAHSGEHHLFRCNVCELHFKESSELLQHPCTPSGERPFRCGECQKAFKRPSDLRQHERTHSAERPFKCDLCPMGFKQQYALMRHRRTHKTEEPFKCGLCEKGFGQPSHLLYHQHVHTLETLFKCPVCQKGFDQSAELLQHKCLPTSTERPFKCPVCNKAYKRSSALQKHQLSHCAAAEKPLRCTLCERRFFSSSEFVQHRCDPAREKPLKCPDCEKRFKYASDLQRHRRVHTGEKPYKCPNCDKAFKQREHLNKHQGVHAREQQFKCVWCGERFLDVALLQEHSAQHSAAAAAVEGAYQVAACLP